The Drosophila innubila isolate TH190305 chromosome 3R unlocalized genomic scaffold, UK_Dinn_1.0 2_E_3R, whole genome shotgun sequence genome has a segment encoding these proteins:
- the LOC117793032 gene encoding uncharacterized protein LOC117793032: protein MLHIVGTSTLLVGIIYKLTDLLFIYLVTNILHMIFDTTYIVAWVLRCQYCFYELCISSAGIVLSIYFWLVVFLFRRKCLWEKSPNYDQ, encoded by the exons ATGTTGCATATCGTTGGTACCTCGACGCTCCTCGTTGGCATCATTTAt AAATTGACAGATCTATTGTTCATTTACTTGGTTACGAATATTCTacacatgatttttgacacgACATATATTGTCGCCTGGGTTTTAAGATGTCAGTACTGTTTCTATGAACTCTGTATATCATCCGCGGGCATTG TGTTGAGCATTTACTTTTGGCTAGTTGTCTTTTTATTCCGACGTAAATGTCTTTGGGAAAAGTCACCAAACTATGATCAAtag